One genomic window of Paeniglutamicibacter sp. Y32M11 includes the following:
- a CDS encoding ABC transporter ATP-binding protein encodes MSTHTMANPGKNVLEVQDLSKSFTVSAGSGGSRKLKALDGISLSVGKGETLGLVGESGCGKSTLARTLMMLETPDSGSVRFDGADPFAFKGKELLAWRRRVQMVFQDPFASLNARMSAGQIISEPFATHKDLYRGSAARSKRLNELLDLVGLRSTDAYKTPQEFSGGQRQRIGIARALALGPDLLILDEPVSALDLSVQAQVLNLLNELQQQLGVSYIFISHDLSVVRHVTDRVAVMYLGRIIETGVTEDVFDRPLHPYTAALMSASPKLDSAMRPAKRIVLKGELPSPLDPPSGCRFRTRCWKAQDICASRRPEATGLGADGRISLGLPTIGPAERAHMAECHFPVSSPAEAGLVPA; translated from the coding sequence ATGAGCACCCACACCATGGCGAACCCGGGGAAAAACGTCCTCGAGGTTCAGGATCTCTCCAAGTCCTTCACCGTCTCGGCCGGTTCCGGCGGATCACGCAAGCTCAAGGCCCTGGATGGGATTTCCCTGTCCGTGGGCAAGGGGGAGACCCTGGGCCTGGTGGGGGAGTCGGGCTGTGGCAAATCCACGCTGGCCCGCACGCTGATGATGCTTGAGACCCCCGATTCGGGCTCGGTGCGCTTTGACGGGGCCGACCCGTTTGCCTTCAAGGGCAAGGAGCTACTGGCCTGGCGCCGGCGGGTGCAGATGGTTTTCCAAGACCCGTTCGCCTCGTTGAACGCGCGGATGAGTGCCGGTCAAATCATTTCCGAGCCCTTTGCCACGCATAAGGATCTGTACCGCGGATCCGCGGCGCGTTCCAAGCGGCTGAATGAGTTGCTGGATCTGGTGGGGTTGCGCAGCACCGATGCGTATAAGACCCCGCAGGAGTTCTCCGGCGGCCAGCGCCAGCGCATCGGCATTGCCCGGGCGCTGGCGCTGGGTCCGGATCTGTTGATCCTGGATGAGCCGGTGTCCGCGTTGGATCTCTCGGTGCAGGCGCAGGTTCTGAACCTGCTTAACGAGCTGCAGCAGCAGCTGGGTGTCAGCTACATCTTCATCTCCCACGACCTGTCGGTGGTGCGCCACGTGACGGACCGGGTAGCGGTGATGTACCTGGGACGAATCATCGAAACCGGTGTGACCGAGGATGTTTTTGATCGGCCGTTGCACCCGTATACCGCCGCGCTGATGTCTGCCTCGCCGAAGTTGGATTCGGCCATGCGCCCCGCGAAGCGGATTGTGCTGAAAGGCGAGTTGCCCTCACCTCTGGATCCGCCCAGCGGGTGCAGGTTCCGTACGCGTTGCTGGAAGGCCCAAGACATTTGCGCCTCGCGCCGGCCCGAGGCCACGGGGCTGGGTGCGGACGGCCGGATCTCCCTGGGTTTGCCCACCATCGGTCCCGCCGAGCGCGCGCACATGGCCGAATGTCATTTTCCGGTCTCCAGCCCGGCCGAGGCCGGGTTGGTGCCGGCCTGA